In Hoplias malabaricus isolate fHopMal1 chromosome 18, fHopMal1.hap1, whole genome shotgun sequence, the genomic window tatatattcttacacacacacacacacacatatataggtTTAAGAGCTCGTTTGACCCTCAGTAGTGAACTGTTTGGATTTGCACTTCTGTAATAATACAGCTTTGTTTCAAGGGCATCTCTGGTGTTTTTGTTAAGTTTGTTgttgtaaaacattttaaaaaattgtttgtAGACGTTTGTGAAATGACCCTCACTCCCTTCCCTTCTTTGTTACTGGAGCCGCTCTGATGCAAGACAAATTTCAGAGGAATCTGACACTAAAGTGTATCGTATCACAGACAGAGCTCAGTCGCAGGTTGATTGTGGCTCCCCCTCTGAGTTTGGATCACTTTATTCCTATAGGTTTATGTGTATTTAGCTGTGACAGGAGTGACACCGAACTGTGGTTATTCCCATTAAAATAACCCCCTGAACGTTGATATAAGTGGAGCGTTCCGTATAAGAGCAGCAGTGCAACCGAGGGAGAATATCTGATCACTGTGAGGTGAAGAACTCCTAAGGATTGTGTTGCACTGCGTCCATTAACGTGATTAGTTGGAGCTGCTGAGGAGCTTTCCTCACATAACCCACCTTAAATGTTTAATTGCTGCGTTTTGAAGCAGCGCACTCTTTCTCTTCCCTCAAAGCGTTTTCGTGACAGGAGGTGATTGCCCTCAATAAACGAAAGCTTTTTTCTCCTCCGTTCGCTGGGACGCTCCTCTGTTTCTCAGCCCGGGCCCAGGCTGAGACGCCGTGTTTCTCAGCGCACTCGCGGCCgtctcctctttcttctctttaaaTGACACTCTTCTGGAAAGTCCAACAGACAGCGAGGATTAGTGTTACAGCATCCTCCTCTTGTCAGGTCTCTCACTGAGCTCTTAAATGATCCTGAAACCAATCTGAGTGTGAACACCGCGAGACCAGAGCCATGTCTCCGCAGATAAAcctcaaaagagagagagacggaaagATGTGTCCAAGAGGAGAATGTTCCTAACTCATCACTGTTATCTACCATGGCCATCTGAAATTTTTAGACTCTTAGAAAAGAAGAGTCAGCAAAAAACAGGCCACCACACGCTGTAAAAGGCAAACTCTTTCGCAGATTTTATTAGCTGTTGCTCTGCTTTCGGCTGCTCCCTCAAGGGGGCACCACAGCTGATCACACACCGACCCAGCTGGAGATGAGCGGTGAGAACTCCACACGGATAGTGACCCAAGGAAGAGACATTAGAGATGGACGATGTTACACTCACGTTTAAGGCTGGAGTAATTTATTAAAGAGGACATATATTGATCtcctgttcagtgcatgtgcacattaaagtgggaatctggagcccaccaattcacacactgaaaaacaagaccGTCCAATCAGGGTTTTTTTGGGGAAaccacgggataaaacgagtcgttctgattctgctctgcttctgatgtcaagtgcagagactttagaatggccccgccccctcgtctgagtctgtccaatcacagcgctggacccgtgtttatgtgagagcgcaaagacgaggttaaactcagcgaaacagacacaacgagcgcggagaaataagagcactgagtaaaaacggagaagaaagagaacagagtgaaaacggctaaaaaccagagcttctgctcctcgctcctcactgctgtgcgctcggggtcggggtgaacagcgagcggctcattatcatttaaaggaacaggtgctgaaagcgggcgttctgaacagggctgtttacacagggggagaacagaaacagaactgtgttccactgtggagaagagaatacGTCCACTTTAAGAAGAATTGGAAGCAGCTCAGATTCCTGTGCAGGGTGTTTAGTgtttaaccccctggagtctgaggggttttcatGTGGGCTGTATATGAGTTATATGTGACTAGGTGACAGGGTTATATAGTGAATGTGCTGTGGGGTGGCAGCTTTTAAAGGGGAGGTGTAAATTTGATCCTTTTATTTGATTCAGAACGTCCTTGAGCCCAACACACCTCATTAAACCCTTGAGATATGTTTCTGTTGGTTTCAGTATTTTGTGATGCATGTTTCCTTCAAAATATATGACCTGGGTCATGGATCCCATTCCACTTCCAGGAATGGAGCtgatatttctttttcttttttttcttaatgagGGATTCACAGATGAAGGAGGAGGGACTGTTTGGTGGAGCGTCAGATTTATAATCGTACACCTTCCTCTTATTTTATAGCTCGCTGTTTTAGGgccattaatgaggtcagggaCCAGATTCACACATGCTTCCTTAAGAAAAACATTAAAGGCGATGTGTTAGGAAAACAGTCACGGAATACATGGGTGTATAGATGTGGAGAATTTAGAATAGCCCCGCCCTCTTGTctgaggttaaacgcagcaaaacagacacaacgagcgcggagaaataagagcactgagtaaaaacggagaagaaagagaacagagtgaaaacggctaaaaaccagagcttctgctcctcactcctcactgctgtgcgctcggggtcggggtgaacagcgagcggctcgttatcatttaaaggaacagggctgtttagacagggcaGTTTGCTGTGGAGTTtcatccttgtggtgttttgaccaaagcaggccCACGTTTCCTTGCTCTTCAGTAGGACGTTAAAACAGAAGCACATCAAAGAAGGATTGCTCTCCTCAGACTCTCGTGAAGCCGGCTCCTGAATTACAGAAGCGTCCGGATGTGTTTCACTCGGTCAGGAACAAGAACGAGGGAATAATTCAGAAACAAATGGAGGATTAGAGGCTTTTTGTTTGAGTGAAGTCTTCACAGAGTCAGAGAGGCGCCTCAGATCCTCGAGTGTCTGTTCGAGTGTTCGCTCTCTCTGTTAAACACTGCCTCATTTCAGTAATGAGCTCAGTCTGTGTCACCGTCTGCCCCAGGACACCGTGCGGAGTTAACCCTTTAAAAACCAattcggggggtggggggggttgggATGCAGggaggacagagagaagagagagagggagagagatggagatagggagggagagagatggagacagagtgggagagagagatggagacagagagagagagagagagagagagagagagagaggtgttgtgtgtattgtgctgacTGCTGCATGTTGCTGGTGAAATATCTGCCTCTGGCGGAGAGGGGGATGAACCTTGGGGTGAAAGACTGCCgcggatgagtgtgtgtgtgtgtgtgtgtgtgtgtgtgtgtgtttccgagTGATTTGACAACTCTCCAGCTCTGAATCCGTTTGGGGGGATATTTATTGATCTGGGGGAAGAGGAGTGGGGGCTTTTATTCTGGAGGAATGTGACAGAGGAGAGAAACAGggtggatggagggatgagttAGAGAGGGAAGGAGTGGTGAGATTACAGGGCCTGATTAAACCAGGGCTTGGGTGCTGAAATGGACAGAATGGTGTTTCTTCATAGCGCCACATGCCCTTCGGGGAAGAGGGTGGACCACCGATGTTTGGAAGCAACATTTATATCATGACAAACATCTCCAGAACTTATCCCCCGTCTAGTCCCGGACCTCCTGGCTGAATGCTAACAAATTTTTACAGCTATGTTCCATCATCTACattaaagccttcccagaagagtgggAGCTGTTTCTACAGGAAAGGCTCCACTGTCTCCACACAGCAGcactacagactgtagtccttctattgctctgcatactttctagccccctttcccccctgttcctcagcgctcaggacccccacagagcaggtgtgacgtggcggtggatcattctcagcgctgcagtgacactgacgtggtggtggtgtgttagtgtgtgttgtgctggtgtagagtggatcagacacagcagtgctgctggagtttttaaacccctcagtgtctggtctgagaacagtccaccgaccaaaaacatccagccgacagcgtcctgtgtcactgatgaaggactagaggacgagcgacacacactgtgcagcgacagatgagctactgtctctgactctacatctacaaggtggaccaacgagggaggagtgtctcacagagtggacagagagtggacacagggtttaaaaactccagcagcactgctgtgtctgatccactctacaccagcacaacacacactaacacaccaccaccacgtcagtgtcactgcagcgctgagaatgatccaccaccacatcacacctgctctgtgggggtcctgagcaagTAAGAACCCCCTGGGGattttaaaaaagtatgcagagccacatgTGGTGGTCAGCAGAGCTCagagaatagacagtgagtgtagaaacaaagaggtggttttaatgttatgtcactctctctctctctctcagctgttcATGGTGGACAACGCCGCAGACGACTGGAGGATAGCCATGACGTACGAGCGCATCTTCTTCATCTGCTTGGAGATCCTGGTGTGTGCCATCCACCCCATCCCGGGCAAGTACACCTTCACCTGGACGGCGCGGCTGGCCTTCTACTACACCTCGTCCAAGACAGACGCGGACGTGGACATCATCCTGTCCATCCCCATGTTCCTGCGCCTGTACCTGATCGCCCGCGTCATGCTGCTGCACAGCAAGCTGTTCACGGACGCCTCGTCCCGCAGCATCGGCGCGCTCAACAAGATCAACTTCAACACGCGCTTCGTCATGAAGACGCTGATGACCATCTGCCCCGGCACCGTGCTGCTGGTCTTCACCATCTCGCTCTGGATCATCGCCGCCTGGACCGTCAGAGCCTGCGAAAGGTGCCTCCGATCACGTCCCTCTCGCGCTTCACCGCGGGGTTTCGGTTCTTTATGCCGAGGTCAAACGTCAGACTGTGAGTCTCCAGAGTGGAGCTGTGGTCTTACCTCTGACCTCATCATAAAGAGATTGCGAGTTTGATCCTCGGTGATCTCTCATCCTCCTGTAGAGCACAGCTGTCCACTCATGGTGCTGGATAGCACAGGTGTctctcagctgatgtgacagatctgggcagtctGTGTTCTGTTAGGGACTATTCACACCAAGTcagttttctgaaaaaaaaaagtatatattttattacacacAATCCCACTGTAGAATaaaactacacttataaagctttataaatggtctacaatctgtttattaacGGTTATTTATTAAGttgtaaaaaacattaaaatgatgaaAGTGAAATGAAAGCGCAACAATGACCTGCTCTTTGCCAAAttgtgaacccacatccatccaCACTTTTAAACCTCAGACCTCTGGATACTGACCTTCCTCTGTCTTCTCCATCAGACGACATTAACCCTTTAACGGCCAAGTTTAATCAAGTACCCTCTTATAATGTGAAATGACTTTGACGTTTTCGGTACGTTCTGAACTTTAGAGGAAAACAAAGTCACTGTTCCCCTTTTTATctctgtgttataaatgattattaatgacccttaaggtgtttacaacctaattaataaccaggTATTAAACAGATTTATAAAACACTGATGAACATTTATAATGTCGTCTTGTTTTGAAGTGGTACCTTAAAGATGGACTAAGTCCACTATTTGTGTGTAAACACTCTGTAATTGTGGGAAGACAGTGGAAGAGGAAGAAGCACTGGATTCTTAGAGGATCAGCAGCAGCGATGATGAATGGATCGTTTTAATTTTAACACACACTGGGTTCCCACCATTCTACAGAAGAGGTGACAACACAGAGAGTTCAGGGCTTTACATGAACGAGGTGTTCTGACGCCATCTTAATGCTTGATGTTGTGATTGGTCGGCCTGGGTTTAACGTTTCCCTACAAGGCAAAGCATAGGACGagtttgaatttaaaaaaatgacgaCAGTGTGAAAGACGCCGTTAACGTACGTGTGTTCCTTTTCCAACCTGACGTGTGTTTTATCGTCTGTTAAACTGCACTTGGTGTGAATACTGTAAACTGCCCAGTGGCATTGTGTTAGCAACAGGTGGCAAAGAAGGGCACAGATCACTCCAGATAAGTCTATCACTATAACATCACTAACTCCACTCTGTCACTACAGCTGTCACAGTAATTACATCATTAACTCATCGCATGATCGAGGATCTTTATATGCGTTTACATAAGAATAAAGGCCACTCACTCGGTTCTGTTCCCTGGTTTTCCctggttttctctggtctctcagCTCTGGAGCCGTTATGTGTTCTATttggtttatgttttatttattcaggaTATTTAAACATGTCTTATATTCCAGTTCTAATATCTGAATATTCCTAATGACTAAGATTCAATGCTCTTTAAAGAAAGGTGTGTAATTGCATTATTGTGCTGTTACATTATGTTTATATCCGTGGTCTTAAAGTAACAGTAATATCATTTATCGCAACTATTTTTAGGACAATGCCTCAATCACAAGGAATGGCTGTTAGTGGAAGACTGGTTCACTACGTCTACGTCACTCTGTAACTCTTTATAAGTCTCTAtaactctgctgtgtctgagctgCTGTCGCAGTTGCTTTCTGTGAATCACGTTCTGTTCCTGAGGGTGCTGTGAATGATGGGTAGTAACCTTTTAAACAGCGTTTAGAGACGCCGCAGAAACCAGGACAAACGTCTCTGGAGGCTCTCAGATCCTTCAATTAGCTTTTTAAAGGGAAGGTTACCGCAGAACTGCAGCGGCCAGACTTCCACGAACCTGTGTGAGTTACAGCAGCCAGTCAGAAGTCTTTCCTCATTTGCGTTTACATTTAGTTTCGCAGATGCTCTTCTCCTGGGCTTACAAACCGGAGGAGCACGCACCTGCACAGAGGGGCCCTGTCCTTTCACACACGTGGCACACAGCAGGAAGATTTCTGAGTCAGATTCATCCTCACAGATTAAGAAGTGTAGAGGTGGGGCGGCGTCTGTGCGACACATGCTGGGTACACGGCACGATTCTCCAGACACTTCctggctctgttcacacaggCACTCAGTCAGACTTTACCCTTTACCCTTTGTACTGGGttgttaatgttctcctccaagcgtgtcgAGCTTCAGAGGAAGCTTGGTGTCATCATGTGATTTGAGGGAGACTTGGCCCCTCCCTGGAAATGTCTCAGTGACTAAGACTGGGGAGAAAAAGTCTCAAACAGTACACCACCGTGATGAAGTGGCCATAAAGTGAATGTACATTAGTATTATGCTGTATATTGATCCATGATGTTTGTACCCCCTGCGTGTGTTTTCAGGTACCATGACAACCAAGACGTAACCAGCAACTTTTTAGGAGCCATGTGGTTGATCTCGATCACTTTTCTAACCATCGGATACGGGGACATGGTCCCGAACACGTACTGTGGCAAAGGAGTGTGTCTCCTCACTGGGATCATGGTGAGTTCAGGAAGAGGTTTCACTTCTTTTCAGACTGTTTCTTGTGGTATTAGCAGAACTAGCTAAAGCTAACCAGGTCTGTGGGCCGAATTTCTAATGCAGCTAGTTGTTTTAAAGGACtgacaaataaatataagtTGTACAGGAcacaaatgaatacaaaacCAAGTCTGTATTTCAGGAAAATAAGGCAGGATTTGAGCGGATTTGGCACTGTTTTGATAACGAATGTCATGAAAGTATTGTGATTTCTAATGAATCCAAGCCCAAAATCATTCATTGTGTTGTTGTGGGACTCGGTTTATTTGGTtgtgttttgatttgatttggtttattttgttttgtttgttcgcTGTGCCTCAGGGCGCCGGATGCACTGCTTTGGTGGTGGCCGTGGTGGCAAAAAAACTGGAATTAACCAAAGCCGAAAAACATGTTCATAACTTTATGATGGACACGCAGCTGACGAAAAGAGTAAGTGAACTACGGGAAAGCAGAGTGAACGGAAGGGAAGTGAAGTGAACTAAAATGATGTGAAGTAAAAGGTGAATCGAAGCAAATGAAGTGAAGTACAGAGAATTCAAGTGAAATGAAGCTAATTAAAGGGAAGTAAGTGAACTAAAGTGAAGTGAAGTGGCCAGCGAAGTGCTGGTGTAGTAAAAACACAGGGACTAGTTGATGATTGACGAGCGATACATAGATGCTAGTGATTCTGGGATCGATAGCAGGT contains:
- the kcnn2 gene encoding small conductance calcium-activated potassium channel protein 2 isoform X1, with amino-acid sequence MVDNAADDWRIAMTYERIFFICLEILVCAIHPIPGKYTFTWTARLAFYYTSSKTDADVDIILSIPMFLRLYLIARVMLLHSKLFTDASSRSIGALNKINFNTRFVMKTLMTICPGTVLLVFTISLWIIAAWTVRACERYHDNQDVTSNFLGAMWLISITFLTIGYGDMVPNTYCGKGVCLLTGIMGAGCTALVVAVVAKKLELTKAEKHVHNFMMDTQLTKRVKNTAANVLRETWLIYKNTKLVRKMDHARVRKHQRKFLQAIHQLRSVKMEQRKLNDQANSLVDLAKTQNIMYDLISDLNERGEDTEKRIAVLETKLETLLSNLQALPGLISQLISQQHRDFLEVQLQPYERSQSVSRRRSSSTAPPTSSESS
- the kcnn2 gene encoding small conductance calcium-activated potassium channel protein 2 isoform X2, producing MVDNAADDWRIAMTYERIFFICLEILVCAIHPIPGKYTFTWTARLAFYYTSSKTDADVDIILSIPMFLRLYLIARVMLLHSKLFTDASSRSIGALNKINFNTRFVMKTLMTICPGTVLLVFTISLWIIAAWTVRACERYHDNQDVTSNFLGAMWLISITFLTIGYGDMVPNTYCGKGVCLLTGIMGAGCTALVVAVVAKKLELTKAEKHVHNFMMDTQLTKRVKNTAANVLRETWLIYKNTKLVRKMDHARVRKHQRKFLQAIHQARKLRSVKMEQRKLNDQANSLVDLAKTQNIMYDLISDLNERGEDTEKRIAVLETKLETLLSNLQALPGLISQLISQQHRDFLEVQLQPYERSQSVSRRRSSSTAPPTSSESS